In the Paenibacillus sp. FSL R7-0337 genome, ATCGGCGGACAATCGATGGAGGCGCTGATCGAAGCGGGCTTCATTGAAGGGGTACTGGACTTAACCACCACCGAATGGGCGGATGAGCTGATCGGCGGCGTCTTGAATGCAGGGCCGCACCGCCTGGAGGCGGCAGGCCGCAACCGTATACCGCAGGTCGTCTCGGTGGGCGCCCTGGATATGTGCAACTTCGGCCCGGCGGATACCGTACCGGAGAAGTTCAAGGATCGCAATTTCTATCATCATAACCCGACCGTTACGCTGATGCGGACGACTGTGGAGGAGAATGAACGGATCGGCAGGAAGCTGGCCGAGAAGCTTAATATGGCGACGGATAACACGGTGCTTATGCTGCCGCTTGGCGGCATTTCAGCCATTGATGTGGAGGGGCAGCCCTTCTATGGCCCTGAAGAGGACCGGATGCTGTTCGATACGCTGCGCCAGCAGGTGGACCGCTCAAGGGTTGAACTGATCGAAATGGACCTGGCGATTAATGATCCTGCCTTTGCTGAGGCCGCAGCCCGGAAGCTGATTGATCTCATGCAGGCCGCGAAGGCCTGAACCAACACATTAAGGAGGAGCTACTAATGAATAAACAGACCAGAGCTGAGATTATGGATAGATTCAAGCAAGAGGTGAAGGAGGGGAAGATTCTTCTTGGTGTCGGGGCAGGTACGGGGATTACTGCCAAGAGCAGTGAGGCAGGCGGAGCGGATATGCTGATTGTGTATAATTCCGGCCGTTACAGAATGGCAGGACGCGGTTCACTGGCAGGCTTACTGTCGTATGGCGACGCCAATCAGATTGTGGTGGAGATGGGCTCGGAGGTGTTGCCTGTCGTCAAGGATACTCCCGTTCTGGCAGGAGTATGCGGCACCGACCCATTCCGGGTGATGGAGGTCTTCCTGAAGCAGTTGAAGGAGCAGGGCTTCAGCGGTGTGCAGAATTTCCCTACCGTGGGTCTGATCGATGGCGTATTCCGGCAGAATCTGGAGGAGACCGGGATGGGCTACGGCCTGGAGGTCGAAATGATCCGTATCGCCCATGAGCTGGATATGCTGACTACCCCGTATGTATTTGATCCTGAACAAGCGCGGGCCATGGCAGAAGCAGGCGCAGATATTCTGGTTGCCCACATGGGCCTCACCACCAAGGGCACCATCGGCGCAGTTACCGCGCTGACGCTGGACGATTGTGTAGAGCGTATTGAAGCGATTATCGAAGCCGGACGGGCGGTCAACCCGGAGATTATGATTATCTGCCACGGCGGCCCGATTGCCGAGCCGGAGGATGCGGCTTATGTCATTCAGCGCACGAAGGGCATCCACGGATTCTTCGGCGCATCAAGCATTGAGCGCTTCGCCGCGGAGCAGGGAATTACCCGCCAGACCGAGTCGTTCAAAGCGATTGGGCAATAAGAAAGCTGGCTTTAACCTAATTTTAAACAGGACACCACGCTCGTTTTAACCTTCCCTTGTTAAGCTGATGTCATATACAAGGGGAGGGTTATCATTATGAATCCATTGCTTCGCAAAGCCGTATTGTCAGCCGTATTCTGCAGTGTCACTCTAATGACCGTTAGGGAAGCTGTGCATGCAGAAGGAGTGCCGGCAACTGACGTTACGAGCATGTTGTCCGCAGAGGCCGCCTGGAAGGATAGCATCCGGGCCACTGCGAACACCATTACAACCATTAAGCCGGAGCAGGGCGACACCTATTCCGATCTGGCGTTTCTTCAGCAGATTCTGGCGGATCAACGGATCGTGAGCTTGGGCGAGGCCTCGCATGGGGCAGCCGAATATAATTCGGTGAAGGTAAGACTAATTAAGTATCTGCATGAAAAGCTGGACTATAACGTCATCGCCTTCGAGTCCAATCTGGCGGATGCAACTGCAGCGTATACACAGGTTAATGAGCTACAGCCGCAACAGCTGATGGAGAATTCCGTATACGGCGTATGGCAGGTGGAAGAGAATCTGCCGCTGTTCGAGTACATAGCGGAGCAGAGCCGTACAGATCATCCGCTCATACTGACCGGATTTGACTCCCAAGCCGTTACCGATTCTTTTATTACATTGGTTACACAATGGTTCGCCGGGGTGGATGTTGCCAAAGCCCAAGCCTTTGCCCAGACGGAAGAATGGTATTTGAAGCTTAATATGATTGATGATATCGGAGAATATACCGCCCAGAAGGAGGCAATCAAGCGCAAATATATGATTTTCCAGGCCTTCGTGAAGGATCATGCAGCAGCATTAAGCACAGTACATCCTAATCAGCCCAAGCTGGTTCAGATCCTTGAGCGTGTGCTTCAGAATCGGATAGATATGCTGGAGTATTACCATCCTCATATTGTTAAACTGCTGGCGGGGGTAGATCAGGAGAATCAGGTGAAGCAGGGGAGCTATGAGCGGGACCGCGTAATGGCTGGGAATGTAGCATGGCTTGCTAACACAGTGTATCCGGGCGAGAAGCTCATTCTGTGGGGACACAACTACCATATCCGTAAAAACAATTCTACGATGATTACCGAGCACAATGGCTTCGGTTATGATCAGACACCCTATCCTACAATGGGGGAAATGCTGCCTTGGCCCTTGAAGAAGGATGGCTATGTGATCGGATTGTATGCTTATGAAGGCAGTGCGCATAAGAACAACGGTAAGGTGGAGCAGGTTACGCCGCATGACAAGGGAAGTCTTGAAGAGATTATAGGTGCAGGCGAAGGCGCTGCGCAGTTTATCAACTTAAGAGACACCACGTTAAGCGCGTCCACGGAATGGATGTACACCCCGCGTACAGCGAAGGCATGGGGAGTCCTGGACGAGAAAATGATTCCGCGCGAACAATATGACGGAATATTGCTCATTCAGCAGCTTCAACCGTCCACCCCCATAAAAGATTAGTCTTGCAGCATGTAAAAGCTTCTATATTAGCTGGAAATGGGCACTCTTTAATTAAAGAGTGTCTTTTTCGAATGTTCATAGCAGAGAGGATATGATATAAATCACAGAATGGTCACAGACTCCAGCCGGTATAGCCAGTTCGGGCTATAGGCACTTTAATTCCTTTTATTTACACTTAATGCGGGTTTGCACAAGAAACCATCCTACAATGGGGGTGAACAATGCTTGTACAGAAAAGGTACGACTGCTCCATCGGCTTCAGGGTTCTTGTCTTGATGATTGCTGGTCTGTTCTTCTTCTCCTTCAATCATAGCCGCATTGTAAGCGCAGACACCAACAGCGGAGCTCTTCCGCTCCAGCCCATCATTGATTCAGCCCGTGAGGGAGATCTCATCACCCTGGCTCCGGGAACCTATTCCGGTCCGGTCCGGCTGGATAAGCGAGTAACGATTAACGGTAACGGCAAGGCGATTCTACTGCATACGGCTAAGGACGAGCAGGCAGCGGTGCAGATCCTTGCAGACGGTGTAAGGCTTGAGAACCTGAAGATTCAGCAGAATAATGACGGGGAAGCAGCGGCTGTACGCGTTGAAGCGGACAGGGTCACCTTGAAGGGACTGGTAATTCATTCGGCAGGGTACGGAATACTGCTGCGTGAAGCCGATGGCGGGGTGATCTGGGATAACACAATAAGCTGGTTCATCCCCAAAGGAGAAGCACCGGGGACGAGAGGCAACGGGATCGATCTCTATAACTCTCACGGCGCTGTGATCCGGGGCAACGACATCGCTTATCTGCGGGATGGCATCTATCTGGAGAACAGCCGCAATACGGTGGTGGATCAGAACAAGCTTGCTTATCTGCGGTACGGGGTCCACTGCATGTATATCAATGGCTCGAAGATCACTAACAACACCGGGGAATATAACATAACCGGCTCGATGGTGATGGGTGTTACGGATGTGGTGGTGTCCGGGAACTCCTTCCGCAAGCAGAGCCGGAATGTGCATTCACAGGGGATTCTGCTCTACGATGTGCGGAATTCAGCGATTATGAACAACCGGGTGGAAGGCAACCGGGTAGGGATTTATATGCAGCAATCCTCGGATAACAAGCTGCAGCAGAACCTGGTGCTCCGCAACTATATCGGCGTGCAGTTCGAGAATGCCGAGGGCAATCGCTTCGAGCGTAACGGGTTTGTAGCGAACGTCATTGAGGCCCAGGCCACAGGCAGCAGGGATAATCACATGAACGGGAATTACTGGGATGCCTTTGGCGGACTGGATCTCACGGGGGATGGGGTCAGCGACCTGAAGTATGCGATTAACCCCTTCTATCAGCAATTGGTTGCGGGGAATGCAGCGTATCAGCTGTTTTTCCAGTCACCGGGAATGACCTTCCTGAGCGATATGTACACCGGTGATTCGGCAGGGTGGTCCACGGATGCAGCGCCGCTCATGCAGCTTGCAGCAGGTACGGTTAGCACGGATCAGGCGGCAGGCGGACAAGGCACGGTCATGGTTGCGGGCTGGCTGCTGCTGTTCCTGTCCGTCATTACAATAATATACTTGGGGGTACTGCGATTATGAAACGATGGAGTCTGGTCTTGATGATATCAATGAGTCTGTTGATCCTCGCGGCCTGCGGGCAGAAGAAGTATGAGCCGGTAGCGATCAATGAAGACGTCGACATCTGTGTGGTCTGCAATATGCAGGTGAAAGATGATGCCTTCGCCACTCAGCTAACGACCAAGGACGGCAAGAATTACAAGTTCGATGATATCGGCTGCATGAACGAGTGGAAGAAGAGCAACGGCACGGAGCAGATCGGAATGGATTATGTCCGCGACTATAATGACAAGAGCTGGGTTGAATTCAGCAAGGCGAGCTATGTATATGACGTTTCTCTGCGTACGCCGATGGCTTATGGAGTGATCAGCTTCAAGGATGAAGCGGCAGCAGAAGCATTCGTGAAGGAGCAGGGTGTAGGCACTGTGCTGACCGCCGGAGAGCTGGCCTCGCATGAATGGAAGCAGAACAAGGATATGATGAATATGGGCATGCAGAGCGGGGAAGGTCATATGGAGGAGCATAGCTCAGAGGAAGGAACGCATTCCGAAGCGACGGATATGTGAGTATGGCCGACATCCTGCATATCGCCCGCAGAGAGCTTAAGATGGGCTTCCGCAACCCGTGGGCGTATTCCTTCCTGGCCTTGTTCTGTACCTTCAGTCTCGGGCTGCTGCTGATCCATGCGAATAACGCGGTGGAGGGCTATACGGCTGTTACGGGCTCCATGCTGAGCCTGATTCTTTATCTTTTGCCGCTGATGACATTATTTCTGGGCTCCTTCTCACTGACCTCGGAACGGGAAGACGGAAGCTGGCAGCTCTTATCCACCTATCCCATTGGAACCTTATCCTTTGTTCTGGGAAAATATACCGGATTGGCCGCAGTCCTGCTGACGATTGTTGCGTTTGGCTACGGGCTGATGGGGCTGGTCAGCGGCCTGCTCGGGATGGCTTTTGCGGCGGAGACTTACTTCCTGTTCCTGGCCTTCTCGGCAGGTCTGGTCTTGCTGTTCCTGACGCTTGCCCTCTTCATCGGCTCGTTATCCCGCAACCGCTGGCAGGCCTTGACGATCTCGGTAGCGGTCTGGTTCTTCGCCGTAATCGGCTGGCCGACGTTCCTGATCGCAGGCCTCGGCCTGCTCCCGTATCTCTGGATCAAGCCTGCTCTGATTGTGCTGACGATTCTGAATCCGGCTGAGCTGGTGCGCCTGTTCGTGGTGGTGAAGCTGGGCGGAGGGTCGGTCCTGGGACCGGAATATTATCAGTGGGTGGAATGGATTAGCCGCCCGGGCGGCAGTCTGCTGTTCCTCGGGGTCTGCGCGGCCTGGGTGCTGCTGTCCATCTTAGCGGTATATTGGATTTGGGAGAGGGGGCGTTCCCGTGGATAACCCGTTGGTGCAGGTGAAGCAAATCTCCAAGGTCATAGGGCGGCAAACACTGGTTGAAGAGATCAGCTTCCAGGTTCCCGGCGGCAGTATACTTGCCCTGTGCGGCGGGAATGGAGCCGGCAAAAGCACGGTGCTGCGGATGGTAGCCGGGATAGTGCAGCCGACTTCCGGCGAAATTACGGTAAACAGGCTGAAGTGGAAGCAATCGCGCAAGCGCTTTTCCATGCAAATCGGCTATATGCCGGATGATTATCAGTTCAGCCACGGGCTGTCTGCGGAGGAGTTGCTGAATTTCTGGGCGGCGCTGCGCCGGATTCCCAGACGCAAAGAGCGGGTAGAGGAGGTGCTGGATCTAGTCGGGCTTGCGGATAAGCGCAACAACCTGGTGACCACCTTCTCCAAGGGGATGCGCCAGCGTGTGCTGTTCGCGCAAGCGCTGCTGGCGAAGCCGCCGCTCCTGATTATGGATGAGCCGACCAACGGGCTGGACCCGTTCTGGATGAACGAATTCGTGAAGCTGCTGCAGGACATCCGGGAAGAGGGGCATACCGTCCTCTTTTCCACCCATCAACTGGAGATTGCGGATCGGGTGGCCGATCAGATTGTCTTCTTGAATCAAGGCAAACATGTGGGGGCAGGTACGACAGCAGAGATCCGGGCAGAGTTCGGTTCGCTGTACGCCGCCTTTCACCACAGTCTGGGGCTGGGATGAAGCTGCGCCGGATCGTTACTCTGCTGATTATTGCCGCTGCCTCTACTGCCGGAATCTGGGTGTACCTTCATCAATCCAAACAGCCTCCGTCAGGGAGAATAACCGCAGGCGCTTCGGCTCCAGTGTTCGAAGCGGTGACCTTGCAGGGAGAGAAGGTGAGTCTCAGCGAATACAAGGGCCGGGTCGTGCTGCTTAACTTCTGGGCTACCTGGTGCAAGCCCTGTATGTGGGAAATGCCGTTGTTGAATGTACTTAGCGAATCCGCTGAGCTTCCAGTCGAGACCTTGTTCGTGAACGCAGGGGAATCCAAGGGGACGGTATCGGAGTATATGGCGGAGCATCAATTCTCTTTTCCCGTAATTATCGATGTTACCGGTAGGATATCTGCTTCATATCGCGTCAATGCACTGCCGTCAACTTATATCATCAATAAGACGGGTAAGATAAGCAGAGTCGTGGTCGGAGAGATCGGCGATCTCGATACGCTCAAGCAATGGCTGGCTGAGGCCGGAGCTGACTAATGACGGGGATATTCTATTCTAACTACAGCCTCCGCTTGCCGGGAAGATGCTTCCGGTGCAGGCGGAGGCTTTTTTGAATACAAAAAAGAAAAATTATTTCTTTTTATATTTTATTTTAGGAAAAATACTTTATTATAATCCAAATTCTGCTATACTCTATGCCAAGAGGGAGCAATAAGTCAGGAATCCTGACGCGGAAAGGGTGCTCGCCTTACACTTAATCTGAGGGGGAATGTGGTGTGGGAACTAACAGAAAGGGCTTCACAGTATCGCTGCTGCTGACCATGTCTATGCTGCTTGCGGCTTGCGGAGGAAATGGCAATACCAAGGGGACACCGGATGCCGGAAGCACCAGAGCACCCGGCACGGACGCTGAAGCTACGGCTGCGGCAGAGCCGGTGAAGCTTGAATTCTGGACGATTGCACTTCAGCCTACGTTCAATGATTACTTCAATAATCTGATCACCCAGTATGAGAGCAGTC is a window encoding:
- a CDS encoding redoxin domain-containing protein, with protein sequence MKLRRIVTLLIIAAASTAGIWVYLHQSKQPPSGRITAGASAPVFEAVTLQGEKVSLSEYKGRVVLLNFWATWCKPCMWEMPLLNVLSESAELPVETLFVNAGESKGTVSEYMAEHQFSFPVIIDVTGRISASYRVNALPSTYIINKTGKISRVVVGEIGDLDTLKQWLAEAGAD
- a CDS encoding erythromycin esterase family protein, with translation MNPLLRKAVLSAVFCSVTLMTVREAVHAEGVPATDVTSMLSAEAAWKDSIRATANTITTIKPEQGDTYSDLAFLQQILADQRIVSLGEASHGAAEYNSVKVRLIKYLHEKLDYNVIAFESNLADATAAYTQVNELQPQQLMENSVYGVWQVEENLPLFEYIAEQSRTDHPLILTGFDSQAVTDSFITLVTQWFAGVDVAKAQAFAQTEEWYLKLNMIDDIGEYTAQKEAIKRKYMIFQAFVKDHAAALSTVHPNQPKLVQILERVLQNRIDMLEYYHPHIVKLLAGVDQENQVKQGSYERDRVMAGNVAWLANTVYPGEKLILWGHNYHIRKNNSTMITEHNGFGYDQTPYPTMGEMLPWPLKKDGYVIGLYAYEGSAHKNNGKVEQVTPHDKGSLEEIIGAGEGAAQFINLRDTTLSASTEWMYTPRTAKAWGVLDEKMIPREQYDGILLIQQLQPSTPIKD
- a CDS encoding NosD domain-containing protein; translation: MLVQKRYDCSIGFRVLVLMIAGLFFFSFNHSRIVSADTNSGALPLQPIIDSAREGDLITLAPGTYSGPVRLDKRVTINGNGKAILLHTAKDEQAAVQILADGVRLENLKIQQNNDGEAAAVRVEADRVTLKGLVIHSAGYGILLREADGGVIWDNTISWFIPKGEAPGTRGNGIDLYNSHGAVIRGNDIAYLRDGIYLENSRNTVVDQNKLAYLRYGVHCMYINGSKITNNTGEYNITGSMVMGVTDVVVSGNSFRKQSRNVHSQGILLYDVRNSAIMNNRVEGNRVGIYMQQSSDNKLQQNLVLRNYIGVQFENAEGNRFERNGFVANVIEAQATGSRDNHMNGNYWDAFGGLDLTGDGVSDLKYAINPFYQQLVAGNAAYQLFFQSPGMTFLSDMYTGDSAGWSTDAAPLMQLAAGTVSTDQAAGGQGTVMVAGWLLLFLSVITIIYLGVLRL
- a CDS encoding ABC transporter ATP-binding protein, with product MDNPLVQVKQISKVIGRQTLVEEISFQVPGGSILALCGGNGAGKSTVLRMVAGIVQPTSGEITVNRLKWKQSRKRFSMQIGYMPDDYQFSHGLSAEELLNFWAALRRIPRRKERVEEVLDLVGLADKRNNLVTTFSKGMRQRVLFAQALLAKPPLLIMDEPTNGLDPFWMNEFVKLLQDIREEGHTVLFSTHQLEIADRVADQIVFLNQGKHVGAGTTAEIRAEFGSLYAAFHHSLGLG
- a CDS encoding phosphoenolpyruvate hydrolase family protein, coding for MNKQTRAEIMDRFKQEVKEGKILLGVGAGTGITAKSSEAGGADMLIVYNSGRYRMAGRGSLAGLLSYGDANQIVVEMGSEVLPVVKDTPVLAGVCGTDPFRVMEVFLKQLKEQGFSGVQNFPTVGLIDGVFRQNLEETGMGYGLEVEMIRIAHELDMLTTPYVFDPEQARAMAEAGADILVAHMGLTTKGTIGAVTALTLDDCVERIEAIIEAGRAVNPEIMIICHGGPIAEPEDAAYVIQRTKGIHGFFGASSIERFAAEQGITRQTESFKAIGQ
- a CDS encoding ABC transporter permease translates to MADILHIARRELKMGFRNPWAYSFLALFCTFSLGLLLIHANNAVEGYTAVTGSMLSLILYLLPLMTLFLGSFSLTSEREDGSWQLLSTYPIGTLSFVLGKYTGLAAVLLTIVAFGYGLMGLVSGLLGMAFAAETYFLFLAFSAGLVLLFLTLALFIGSLSRNRWQALTISVAVWFFAVIGWPTFLIAGLGLLPYLWIKPALIVLTILNPAELVRLFVVVKLGGGSVLGPEYYQWVEWISRPGGSLLFLGVCAAWVLLSILAVYWIWERGRSRG
- a CDS encoding nitrous oxide reductase accessory protein NosL, whose protein sequence is MKRWSLVLMISMSLLILAACGQKKYEPVAINEDVDICVVCNMQVKDDAFATQLTTKDGKNYKFDDIGCMNEWKKSNGTEQIGMDYVRDYNDKSWVEFSKASYVYDVSLRTPMAYGVISFKDEAAAEAFVKEQGVGTVLTAGELASHEWKQNKDMMNMGMQSGEGHMEEHSSEEGTHSEATDM